Proteins encoded by one window of Paenibacillus sp. DCT19:
- the pgk gene encoding phosphoglycerate kinase — MNKKSVRDIELTGKRAFVRVDFNVPLEDGKITDDKRIRATLPTINFLIEKGAKVILASHMGRPNGEVVESLRLTPAAERLSELLGKKVVKADDSVGETVKAQIAELNNGDVLLLENVRFHAGEEKNDPELAKQFAELADVFVNDAFGAAHRAHASTEGIAHLLPAVSGLLMEKELEVLGKAISNPERPFTAIIGGSKVKDKIDVIDNLLNIADNVIIGGGLSYTFMKAQGHEVGQSLLDESKLDVALGFIEKAKKLGKNFYLPVDIVISDDFSANANTKIVEVGDIPADWEGIDIGPKTREIYADVVKNSKLVVWNGPMGVFEIEPFSHGTRAVAEACATTDAYTVIGGGDSAAAAEKFKLADKMDHISTGGGASLEFMEGKVLPGVVALNDK, encoded by the coding sequence ATGAACAAAAAGAGTGTACGTGATATCGAATTAACAGGAAAACGGGCGTTTGTACGTGTAGATTTTAATGTGCCGCTCGAAGATGGTAAAATTACAGATGACAAGCGTATTCGTGCAACCCTGCCTACGATCAACTTCTTGATCGAAAAAGGTGCTAAAGTCATTTTGGCAAGCCACATGGGTCGCCCTAACGGCGAAGTGGTTGAATCCTTGCGTTTGACTCCAGCTGCTGAGCGTTTGTCTGAATTGCTTGGTAAAAAAGTTGTTAAAGCTGACGATTCCGTTGGCGAAACAGTTAAAGCTCAAATCGCTGAACTGAACAACGGTGACGTATTGTTGCTTGAGAACGTTCGTTTCCACGCTGGCGAAGAGAAAAACGATCCTGAACTGGCAAAACAATTTGCTGAACTGGCTGACGTTTTCGTTAACGACGCGTTTGGTGCGGCACACAGAGCACATGCTTCAACAGAAGGTATCGCTCACTTGCTACCAGCTGTATCTGGTTTGTTGATGGAAAAAGAGCTTGAAGTATTGGGTAAAGCAATCTCCAATCCTGAGCGTCCTTTCACAGCAATCATCGGTGGTTCCAAAGTTAAAGACAAAATCGATGTGATCGACAACCTGTTGAATATTGCAGACAACGTAATCATCGGTGGAGGTCTGTCTTACACGTTCATGAAGGCTCAAGGTCATGAAGTAGGTCAATCTCTGTTGGATGAATCCAAACTGGATGTTGCTCTGGGCTTCATCGAAAAAGCGAAGAAATTGGGCAAGAACTTCTACCTGCCAGTGGATATCGTAATTTCCGATGATTTCAGTGCGAATGCAAACACAAAAATCGTTGAAGTTGGCGACATTCCTGCAGATTGGGAAGGTATCGACATCGGTCCTAAAACACGTGAGATCTATGCTGACGTGGTTAAAAACTCCAAACTCGTTGTATGGAACGGACCAATGGGCGTATTCGAAATCGAGCCATTCTCCCACGGTACTCGTGCAGTGGCGGAAGCTTGCGCAACAACTGATGCTTACACAGTAATTGGTGGCGGTGACTCCGCAGCAGCAGCTGAGAAGTTCAAATTGGCTGACAAAATGGATCACATCTCCACAGGTGGCGGAGCATCACTCGAATTCATGGAAGGCAAAGTGCTTCCAGGCGTAGTTGCATTGAACGACAAATAA
- the tpiA gene encoding triose-phosphate isomerase, translating into MRTPIIAGNWKMFKTVSESNDFIQEVKGKAEVEGVETVICAPFTNLPTLVEAVKGTNIKIGAQNLHFEDNGAFTGEISGIMLKDLGVDYVIIGHSERRQYFAETDETVNKKLHAAFRHGLTPIFCLGETLEEREANQTKDVCKVQTVAAFEGLSAEQAAQVVIAYEPIWAIGTGKSSTSQDANEVIAYIRTLVKDLYNEQVADAVRIQYGGSVKPENVTEYLGQSDIDGALVGGASLQPASFIALVEGAK; encoded by the coding sequence ATGAGAACACCGATTATTGCAGGTAACTGGAAAATGTTCAAAACCGTTTCCGAATCCAATGACTTCATTCAGGAGGTTAAAGGAAAAGCGGAAGTAGAAGGCGTGGAAACTGTAATCTGCGCACCATTTACGAATCTGCCAACACTGGTAGAAGCGGTTAAAGGTACAAACATCAAAATTGGTGCCCAAAATCTTCACTTTGAAGATAATGGTGCATTCACAGGTGAGATCAGCGGCATCATGCTGAAAGACCTGGGTGTGGATTATGTCATTATTGGTCACTCGGAGCGCCGTCAATATTTTGCGGAAACCGATGAGACTGTCAATAAAAAGTTGCATGCAGCATTCCGTCACGGATTGACTCCAATCTTCTGTCTTGGTGAGACGCTCGAAGAGCGTGAAGCGAACCAAACAAAAGACGTATGCAAAGTGCAAACGGTAGCTGCTTTTGAAGGTCTGTCCGCAGAGCAAGCAGCACAAGTTGTTATTGCTTATGAGCCAATCTGGGCGATTGGAACAGGCAAATCTTCCACTTCCCAAGATGCGAATGAAGTTATTGCTTACATCCGTACATTGGTGAAAGATCTGTACAACGAGCAGGTTGCTGATGCAGTTCGTATTCAATACGGCGGCAGCGTTAAACCTGAGAACGTAACTGAATACCTCGGACAAAGCGACATCGACGGCGCACTTGTTGGCGGTGCTAGCTTGCAGCCAGCTTCGTTCATCGCGCTTGTTGAGGGGGCGAAGTAA
- the gpmI gene encoding 2,3-bisphosphoglycerate-independent phosphoglycerate mutase, with protein MTAPKPVALIIMDGFGLRNTVEGNAVAQAKKPNYDRFMSQFPHTTLTACGEAVGLPEGQMGNSEVGHLNIGAGRIVYQDLTRISKSIRDGEFFDNETLVKAVREAKQNGKKLHLYGLLSDGGVHSHIDHLFAMLDLAKKEEMNDVYIHAFMDGRDVMPDSGKDFMQKLIAKIEEVGVGQIATVQGRYYAMDRDKRWERVEKSYRAIVYGDGPKYTDPLKAVEESYEKSVFDEFVEPTVIVKADGEPVGLVESGDSVIFLNFRPDRAIQLSQVFTNQDFRGFDRGPKFPEGLHFVCLTLFSETVEGYVAYSPKNLDNTLGEVLVQNNKKQLRIAETEKYPHVTFFFSGGRDVELPGETRVLINSPKVATYDLQPEMSAYEVADACVREIEADKHDAIILNFANPDMVGHSGMLEPTIKAVEVTDECMGRVVDAVLAKGGVVLITADHGNADMVFDEQGRPFTAHTTNPVPFIVTDANVTLREGGILADIAPTILDLMQLPKPEEMTGTSVIATRK; from the coding sequence ATGACAGCTCCAAAACCTGTAGCACTGATCATCATGGATGGCTTCGGTCTTCGTAATACGGTGGAAGGCAACGCGGTAGCGCAAGCCAAAAAACCGAATTATGACCGTTTTATGAGCCAATTCCCACACACAACACTCACTGCTTGCGGTGAGGCTGTAGGTTTGCCAGAAGGGCAAATGGGGAACTCTGAGGTTGGTCACCTTAACATTGGTGCTGGCCGGATCGTTTACCAGGATTTGACCCGTATCTCCAAATCAATTCGCGATGGTGAGTTTTTCGATAACGAAACGCTCGTTAAAGCTGTACGCGAAGCGAAACAAAACGGTAAAAAGCTTCATCTCTACGGCTTGTTGTCTGATGGTGGCGTACATAGTCACATCGACCACTTGTTCGCTATGCTGGATCTCGCCAAAAAAGAAGAAATGAATGATGTGTATATTCATGCCTTCATGGATGGCCGTGATGTTATGCCGGACAGTGGTAAAGACTTCATGCAAAAACTGATCGCGAAAATTGAAGAGGTTGGTGTAGGACAGATCGCTACGGTACAAGGTCGCTATTACGCGATGGACCGTGACAAACGTTGGGAGCGAGTTGAGAAATCATACCGCGCTATCGTTTATGGAGATGGCCCTAAATACACTGATCCACTCAAAGCGGTTGAAGAATCGTATGAGAAATCCGTATTTGATGAATTCGTTGAACCAACGGTTATCGTCAAAGCGGATGGTGAGCCGGTAGGTTTGGTAGAAAGCGGCGATTCCGTTATCTTCCTCAACTTCCGTCCTGACCGTGCAATCCAGTTGTCGCAAGTATTCACGAACCAAGACTTCCGCGGTTTCGATCGTGGACCGAAGTTCCCAGAAGGCTTGCACTTTGTGTGCCTAACTCTGTTCAGTGAGACGGTTGAAGGTTATGTGGCGTACTCGCCGAAGAACCTCGACAATACACTGGGTGAGGTTCTGGTACAGAACAACAAAAAACAACTGCGTATTGCAGAAACAGAGAAATACCCGCACGTAACGTTCTTCTTCAGCGGCGGACGTGATGTTGAGCTTCCAGGCGAAACTCGCGTACTGATTAACTCACCAAAAGTTGCAACATATGACTTGCAACCAGAGATGAGCGCTTATGAAGTGGCAGACGCATGTGTACGCGAGATTGAAGCAGACAAACACGATGCAATCATTCTGAACTTCGCTAACCCTGATATGGTTGGACACTCCGGTATGCTGGAGCCTACAATCAAAGCGGTTGAAGTAACAGACGAGTGCATGGGACGTGTTGTAGACGCGGTTCTCGCAAAAGGCGGCGTTGTGCTGATTACTGCGGATCATGGTAACGCGGATATGGTATTCGATGAGCAAGGACGTCCGTTCACTGCACATACAACGAACCCTGTTCCATTTATCGTTACTGATGCGAATGTAACCTTGCGTGAAGGCGGAATTTTGGCTGATATCGCGCCAACGATTCTTGACCTGATGCAATTGCCAAAACCGGAAGAAATGACAGGAACATCTGTCATCGCTACCCGTAAATAA
- the eno gene encoding phosphopyruvate hydratase: MTIISDVYAREVLDSRGNPTVEVEVYLESGAIGRAIVPSGASTGAHEAVELRDGDKSRYLGKGVLQAVKNVNETIAPEVIGMDALDQLGIDKLMITLDGTPNKGKLGANAILAVSMAVARAAADALDLPLYVYLGGFNAKALPVPMMNIINGGEHADNNIDVQEFMVLPVGAPSFKEALRVGAEIFHNLKSVLSSKGLNTAVGDEGGFAPNLGSNEEAITTIIEAIEKAGYKPGVDVFLGMDVASTEFYKDGKYTLAGEGKSYTSAEYVDLLASWVEKYPIITIEDGMSEDDWDGWKLLTEKLGDKVQLVGDDLFVTNTERLGRGIEQGIGNSILIKVNQIGTLTETFDAIEMAKRAGYTAVISHRSGESEDSTIADIAVATNAGQIKTGAPSRTDRIAKYNQLLRIEDQLGELAQYNGLKGFYNLKK; this comes from the coding sequence ATGACTATTATTTCTGACGTGTACGCTCGCGAAGTCCTCGACTCCCGCGGTAACCCTACAGTTGAAGTTGAAGTATACTTGGAGTCCGGCGCAATCGGACGCGCAATCGTTCCATCTGGTGCATCCACTGGTGCCCACGAAGCTGTTGAGCTTCGCGATGGTGACAAATCCCGTTACCTCGGTAAAGGCGTTCTGCAAGCTGTTAAAAACGTAAACGAAACAATCGCTCCAGAAGTTATCGGTATGGACGCATTGGATCAACTGGGTATCGACAAATTGATGATCACTTTGGATGGTACGCCAAACAAAGGTAAATTGGGCGCTAACGCAATCTTGGCAGTATCCATGGCTGTAGCTCGGGCTGCTGCTGACGCTTTGGACTTGCCACTTTACGTTTACCTCGGCGGATTCAACGCTAAAGCTCTTCCAGTACCAATGATGAACATCATCAACGGTGGTGAGCACGCTGACAACAACATCGACGTTCAAGAGTTCATGGTTCTTCCTGTTGGCGCACCAAGCTTCAAAGAAGCTCTTCGCGTAGGCGCAGAAATCTTCCACAACCTGAAATCTGTACTGAGCTCCAAAGGCTTGAACACAGCAGTAGGTGACGAAGGTGGTTTCGCACCAAACCTTGGTTCTAACGAAGAAGCAATCACTACAATCATCGAAGCGATCGAAAAAGCTGGTTACAAACCAGGCGTTGACGTATTCTTGGGTATGGACGTAGCTTCCACTGAGTTCTACAAAGATGGTAAATATACACTTGCTGGTGAAGGTAAATCTTACACTTCCGCTGAGTATGTTGACCTTCTGGCTTCATGGGTTGAGAAATACCCAATCATCACAATCGAAGACGGTATGTCCGAAGATGACTGGGATGGTTGGAAATTGCTCACTGAGAAATTGGGAGACAAAGTACAACTCGTTGGTGACGACTTGTTCGTAACAAACACAGAGCGTCTGGGTAGAGGTATCGAGCAAGGTATCGGTAACTCCATCCTGATCAAAGTAAACCAAATCGGTACATTGACTGAAACATTCGATGCAATCGAAATGGCTAAACGTGCAGGATACACTGCTGTTATCTCCCACCGTTCCGGTGAGTCCGAAGATAGCACAATCGCTGACATCGCGGTTGCAACTAACGCTGGACAAATCAAAACAGGTGCTCCTTCCCGTACAGACCGTATCGCGAAGTACAACCAATTGCTCCGCATTGAGGATCAACTGGGTGAACTGGCTCAATACAATGGTCTTAAAGGATTCTACAACCTCAAAAAATAA
- the secG gene encoding preprotein translocase subunit SecG, with amino-acid sequence MDIALKLLLVVFSIGLITVVLLQHGKSAGLAGAISGGAEHLFGKTKARGLDLFLQRATVVLGAGFMILSIIVTILSK; translated from the coding sequence ATGGATATTGCTTTGAAATTGCTGCTCGTTGTTTTCTCGATCGGTCTAATCACTGTAGTATTGCTGCAGCACGGGAAAAGCGCTGGTTTGGCGGGTGCCATCTCCGGTGGTGCGGAACATCTTTTCGGTAAAACGAAAGCGCGCGGACTGGATCTTTTCTTGCAACGTGCAACGGTTGTACTCGGTGCAGGTTTCATGATTTTGTCTATTATTGTTACGATCTTGTCCAAGTAA
- the rnr gene encoding ribonuclease R, whose product MITEQQLLDFMRETAYKPMTYQELEQHFEIEDAADFKSFLIMLNTLEESGKILLTRNNRYGMPERMDLVRGRLQAHAKGFAFLIPEDREHPDVYIHANDMKSAMNGDIVFVKVTSKGPSGGRLEGEIVRIVTRAVTQVVGVFQSHEVYGFVIPDDKRINRDIFIPRTNFAGAVDGQKVVAKIVSYPEGRAAAEGEIIEILGHKDEPGIDILSVIRKHQLPEAFPDEVVAESEQAPDSITDEEIVQQGRRDLRGLNIVTIDGEDAKDLDDAVNVEKLPNGNYRLGVHIADVGYYVRENSKLDQEAYNRGCSVYLVDRVIPMLPQRLSNGICSLNPQVDRLTLSCEMEFNDQMKVVKHDIFTSVIKTKERMTYSNVRKILEGEEPELLERYKDLVDDFHLMKEVALKLRAMRMRRGAVDFDFEESKIIVDKECKPIDIVKRERSIAEQIIEEFMLAANETVAEHFHWLKVPFIYRVHEDPDQEKLQNFLAFAANFGHHVKGRGNAIHPRALQSLLEDINGTKEQTVISTMMLRSMKQAKYDSEMSGHFGLAAEFYSHFTSPIRRYPDLVIHRVIREVIENNGALPENRQEYLAGRMADIAQQSSERERVAVEAERDTEKMKKAEYMLDKVGEEFEGMISSVTSFGMFIELENTVEGLIRLSALTDDYYHFDDQHMALIGERTSKVFRIGDEVKIRVARVSMEEYTIDFEMVDMKPRGERPGGFGGGRGGKGGRPGGNGGRGAAKGGFSGSRGGKGGSGSTGGAGRGRGGKSPEESSKGGRGGRSGSANAGAGSTGGFAGKGSGKPKGERRSGEAGASTNRGKGAVSFGFGSGKGGYSSAPSGSQEQSAGGGQGSSSSGRSDRGEGSFKSGKGGKGGNGRKKTSPSGIFIGDAATPGGTQEGGAPRRKRKKNKGGAGNSTAAFVRKKKK is encoded by the coding sequence ATGATAACAGAACAACAATTGCTCGACTTTATGCGGGAGACCGCTTATAAACCGATGACTTATCAAGAGCTGGAACAGCACTTCGAGATTGAAGATGCAGCTGATTTCAAATCTTTTTTGATTATGCTCAATACGCTGGAGGAATCCGGCAAAATTCTGCTTACCCGTAACAACCGTTACGGTATGCCTGAACGTATGGACTTGGTACGTGGACGTTTGCAGGCACACGCCAAAGGGTTTGCGTTTCTGATCCCAGAGGATCGAGAGCACCCCGATGTGTATATCCATGCGAATGATATGAAAAGTGCGATGAACGGTGACATCGTGTTCGTGAAGGTGACTTCCAAAGGGCCGTCAGGTGGACGTTTGGAGGGCGAGATCGTTCGCATTGTTACACGTGCGGTGACACAAGTCGTTGGGGTATTCCAAAGCCATGAGGTATACGGATTCGTCATTCCGGACGATAAACGCATTAATAGGGATATTTTCATCCCACGCACTAATTTTGCTGGAGCTGTCGATGGACAGAAGGTTGTAGCGAAGATCGTTAGTTACCCAGAAGGCCGTGCGGCGGCTGAGGGTGAGATTATTGAGATTCTCGGGCATAAGGATGAGCCGGGCATTGATATTCTGTCCGTTATTCGCAAGCATCAACTGCCAGAAGCTTTCCCGGATGAAGTCGTTGCGGAGTCAGAGCAGGCACCAGACTCCATCACAGATGAGGAGATTGTTCAACAGGGGCGTCGTGATCTGCGTGGGCTGAATATCGTTACGATTGATGGCGAAGATGCCAAAGATCTGGATGATGCGGTAAACGTTGAGAAGCTACCTAATGGCAATTATCGTCTGGGTGTTCATATTGCTGACGTTGGCTATTATGTGCGCGAGAACTCTAAGCTGGATCAAGAAGCGTATAATCGTGGATGTAGTGTGTATTTGGTGGATCGTGTTATTCCGATGTTGCCACAACGCCTATCTAACGGCATATGCAGCTTGAATCCGCAGGTTGATCGTCTGACATTGTCCTGTGAGATGGAGTTTAACGACCAGATGAAGGTTGTGAAGCACGATATTTTCACAAGTGTCATTAAAACAAAAGAGCGGATGACGTATTCCAACGTTCGTAAAATCCTTGAAGGCGAAGAGCCGGAATTGCTCGAACGATATAAAGATCTGGTGGATGACTTCCATCTGATGAAGGAAGTTGCCTTGAAGCTGCGTGCGATGCGTATGCGCCGGGGGGCGGTTGACTTTGATTTTGAAGAGTCCAAGATCATTGTAGATAAAGAATGCAAACCGATTGATATTGTGAAACGGGAGCGTTCGATTGCGGAGCAGATCATTGAGGAGTTCATGTTAGCGGCTAATGAAACAGTAGCAGAGCATTTCCACTGGCTTAAAGTACCGTTCATCTATCGTGTGCATGAAGACCCGGATCAAGAAAAATTGCAAAATTTCCTCGCCTTTGCGGCGAATTTTGGACACCACGTTAAAGGTCGCGGTAACGCCATCCATCCACGTGCGCTCCAATCGTTGCTTGAGGATATCAACGGAACAAAAGAGCAGACGGTCATTAGTACGATGATGCTACGTTCTATGAAACAGGCGAAGTATGATTCTGAAATGTCGGGTCACTTCGGTCTGGCGGCAGAATTCTATAGTCACTTCACTTCTCCAATCCGTCGTTATCCTGACCTTGTTATTCACCGTGTGATTCGTGAGGTTATCGAGAACAACGGAGCTCTGCCAGAAAACCGTCAAGAGTACTTGGCTGGACGTATGGCGGATATTGCACAGCAATCATCCGAACGTGAGCGTGTTGCGGTGGAAGCAGAACGTGATACGGAGAAAATGAAAAAAGCTGAGTATATGCTGGATAAAGTAGGCGAAGAGTTCGAGGGCATGATCAGCAGCGTAACAAGCTTCGGTATGTTTATTGAGCTGGAGAATACAGTAGAGGGTCTTATTCGCCTGAGTGCGCTCACGGACGACTACTACCATTTTGACGATCAACATATGGCTCTTATTGGGGAGCGTACTTCCAAAGTGTTCCGCATCGGTGATGAAGTGAAGATCCGTGTGGCACGTGTAAGCATGGAAGAGTATACGATTGACTTTGAAATGGTGGATATGAAGCCTCGCGGTGAGCGTCCTGGTGGTTTCGGTGGTGGCCGCGGCGGTAAAGGCGGTCGCCCTGGAGGTAACGGTGGACGTGGTGCAGCGAAAGGTGGATTCAGTGGTTCACGTGGTGGCAAAGGTGGCTCTGGCTCTACAGGTGGTGCTGGAAGAGGTCGTGGCGGCAAATCACCGGAAGAAAGCAGCAAAGGTGGACGCGGCGGACGTAGTGGTTCAGCGAATGCCGGAGCAGGCTCAACTGGCGGCTTTGCTGGTAAAGGTAGCGGCAAACCGAAGGGTGAGCGCCGGAGTGGAGAAGCTGGTGCATCAACTAATCGTGGCAAAGGAGCAGTAAGCTTCGGCTTTGGTTCAGGCAAAGGTGGCTACAGCTCTGCACCAAGTGGTAGTCAGGAGCAAAGTGCTGGCGGAGGCCAGGGAAGTAGCTCTAGCGGTCGCAGCGATCGCGGTGAAGGCAGCTTCAAATCCGGTAAAGGTGGCAAAGGCGGCAATGGCCGCAAAAAAACGTCACCTAGCGGTATCTTTATTGGCGATGCAGCAACACCTGGAGGCACTCAGGAAGGTGGAGCACCTCGTCGTAAGCGCAAGAAGAACAAAGGCGGAGCGGGTAATAGTACGGCGGCTTTTGTACGGAAGAAGAAAAAGTAA
- the smpB gene encoding SsrA-binding protein SmpB, translating to MGKNDGQSKVLAQNKKASHDYFIEDTYEAGMVLTGTEIKSIRNGRANIGDAFATIRNGEIHIHNMHISPFEQGNRHNPLDPTRTRKLLLHKSQIHKLLGLSKQDGYSIVPLKIYVRNGYAKLLLGLGKGKKQYDKRETAAKRDAQRDIQRAMREKQKIAR from the coding sequence ATGGGCAAGAATGATGGACAGAGTAAAGTGCTCGCACAGAACAAAAAGGCTTCCCATGACTACTTCATTGAAGATACGTATGAAGCGGGCATGGTGCTTACCGGAACGGAGATTAAGTCTATTCGTAACGGACGTGCGAATATTGGAGATGCGTTTGCCACGATTCGGAACGGTGAGATTCATATTCACAATATGCATATTAGTCCTTTTGAACAAGGGAACCGACATAATCCACTCGATCCTACACGCACACGGAAGCTATTACTGCACAAATCGCAGATTCACAAGCTGCTTGGACTGTCGAAGCAAGACGGTTACAGCATTGTGCCGCTGAAGATTTATGTGCGTAATGGCTATGCCAAGCTGCTGCTTGGACTGGGTAAAGGTAAGAAACAATATGATAAACGTGAGACTGCTGCCAAGCGGGATGCACAACGTGATATTCAAAGAGCAATGCGCGAGAAGCAGAAGATTGCTCGTTAA